One part of the Magallana gigas chromosome 5, xbMagGiga1.1, whole genome shotgun sequence genome encodes these proteins:
- the LOC136275428 gene encoding uncharacterized protein encodes MCIFGTAVEDMGTSVLFIVALVLTICAVVFQIIGLAAPYWVFIDGSLFDTWYGLWTTCIKSQTATTCTSEDAKEDWERAVRAMSILGFLVLIVAVVMTVLKLFVMKDKKPVLFAGIGTSFAGGIFILIAVAVFAAKNKDVLAASGVNDFDYHFAFAFSIIAMITAFAAGGVMLFGMMKE; translated from the exons atgtgtatttttggaACAGCTGTTGAAGACATGGGAACCTCAGTACTTTTTATAGTAGCCCTCGTGCTTACGATATGTGCAGTGGTCTTCCAGATTATTGGCTTGGCAGCACCATATTGGGTCTTCATAGATGGTAGTTTATTTGATACGTGGTACGGTTTGTGGACTACGTGCATTAAATCACAGACAGCTACAACATGTACAAGTGAAGACGCTAAAGAAG ATTGGGAGAGAGCTGTACGAGCTATGAGCATTCTTGGGTTTCTAGTGTTGATTGTCGCTGTTGTCATGACTGTTCTAAAACTATTCGTCATGAAAGACAAGAAACCGGTTCTTTTTGCCGGTATAGGAACATCATTTGCCGGAG GTATCTTTATCCTGATAGCAGTGGCAGTGTTTgcagcaaaaaataaagatgttttaGCTGCTTCTGGTGTTAATGATTTTGACTACCATTTTGCGTTTGCGTTCAGTATCATTGCGATGATAACGGCATTCGCCGCAGGAGGTGTGATGCTATTTGGCATGATGAAAGAGTGA